The genomic segment TGTAGATAGCACGTTCTAAACGAGCGCCAAGTCCCTTGTAGAAGAGGAAGCGAGCGCCAGTGACTTTTGCTCCGCGTTCCCAGTCTAGAATATCAAGATTTTCTCCAAGATCCCAGTGAGCTTTTACTTCAAAATCAAATACACGTGGTGTTCCCCAACGGCGGACTTCTACATTATCATCTTCATCAGCGCCTACTGGTACACTATCGTGAGGAATATTTGGTAATGTGGTTGTAAATTCAGTTAATGTAGCGTCAATTTCTGCTAATTCTGCGTCTAATGCTTTCACTTCGGTAGATAATTTTTGCATGGCAGCAATTTTATCATCAGCATTTTCTTTATTACGTTTTGCTTGGGCAATTTCTGCTGACACCGTATTTCGTTCTGCTTTTAAATTTTCGACTTTAACCAAGAGTTCACGGCGTTTGCTATCAAACTCTTTCATTTTATCAAGTGTTACAGCATCAACGCCACGAGTTGCTAGTTTTTGTGCAATAGTATCAAAATCTGTGCGAATGCGTTTAATATCTAACATAAGACCTCCTAGAGAATAAAAGTGCACCTGTGAAACTGTTGGAGTGGCAGGGCCACGGTTCCATCCAACTTCACATAAGTGCACTTGATTATTTATGAAATTAGTATTACGGTAGAATTTCAAGCTAGCTCTCTATCTGCTCACAGCTGCCGCAGACTTTCTGAAAGAGATACTAGATTTACTTATCCGTTTCTTACGATTATACAAAAATTCTTATTTTTTTGCAAATAGATTTTTAAAAAATTGACCAATTGTTTGAATCAGTGTTGGTAGTTTAACGACTTTGTCATTACCGATATGATTTCGGGCATGTTTCAAAATAGTCCCAGCATCTTTTGAGGCAAAGAGGAATTTACCTTTGTCGGTAAAAACTTCAAAATGACGACTAATTCGTTTGCCTGAAACATTAGCGCCAATTTGATTGATAGTATCCCAAGGGATTTGGATGTAATCTTCAACATTGGCATCCGCATAAAATTCAAGTGCTTTATCTCCAATTAAAAATTTACCAACTTTTCCTCCAATTCCCAGATAAGAAGTTCCGGTTGTTTGAAAATCAATTTTTGTATTTTGTGATTGTGCCATCTTTCCCTCTTTTTCTTAAATCTTTCCTTTTCATTATACCATATTTGCATTGAAAAATTTTTATTTTCTTCTTTGAAAGGTGTCTTTGATTGCCAAATTTTAAAAATTTAACAGTAAAAAAAGAAGGCTTCTGCCTTCTTTTCATTTTACATCAAACCAATAACCTTGGCGATAATACCAACGATGAATAATCCGATGATGATAGTAATTGGTGAAACTTTCTTCTTAAGCAACCACATGCAAAGGAAAGTAAGGAGAAGTCCCATCAAACCAGGAATCAATGAATTCAATTGACCTTGTAGCGTGTTTGCTCTTTCAGGAGTTAAGCTAAGTCCATTTGCGACATCGCCTAAGATTTTTTGAAGCTGTTCACCACTTACAGCACCTTTAGGGAAATTGATGTAAGCTCCTTCTGAGAGTTTTGTTGAAGGAAGTTGAAGTGCAAAGCTAACATTTACCCAGCGTTCAACAAGCACAGCAAGGATGAACATACCGAGAATAGAAGCTCCTTTAGTGATATCTTGAAGGATACCGCCTGACATATCTTTAGTAATTTCAGAACCAGCTTTATAACCGAGTTCTTGAGTGTACCACAAGAAGGCCATACGGATAAGATTCCAAAGAACGAAGAAGAGGATTGGTCCTATGATGTTCCCTGTTGAAGCAAGAGAGGCACCAAGAGCACCAAGGATAGGACGAACTGTGAACCAGAATACAGGGTCACCGATACCAGCAAGAGGCCCCATCATACCGATTTTAACCCCTTGAATGGCAGCATCATCAATTTCAACACCATTTGCTTTTTCTTCTTCCAAAGCAAGTGTAACCCCGATGATAGGTGCAGCTACGTATGGGTGAGTGTTAAAGAATTCCAAGTGACGTTCAAGAGCAGCAGCTTGGTCTTCTTTGTTAGTGTAGAGTTTTTTGATAGCCGGAATTAACGCATAAGCCCAACCTAAGTTTTGCATCCGTTCATAGTTCCAAGAACCTTGCAAGAAAGTTGAACGCCACCAAATTTTTTGACGATCTGATTTTGATAATTGAATTTTTTCTGTCATGATATTAGTAGCTCCTTTCTTAGTAGTCTTCTAAAATATCACCAATTGGGTCATTTGATGTAGCAGAACCTCCGCCGCCACCATTGCCACCTTTTTTAGAAAGGTTAAGGTAGATAAGAGCGATTGCAACACCGATTGTACCAAGAGCGATAAGAGTTAATTGGCTAACAGCTGCAAGTGCAAAACCGATAGCAAAGAATGGCCATACTTCGCGAGTTGCCATCATATTGATAACCATAGCGTAACCAACGGCAACGACCATACCACCACCGATAGCCATACCATCTGACAACCATGCAGGCATTGCAGAAAGTAAGTTTTGTACTGATTCAGCTGGGATAGCAAGAAGAAGCGCAGCAGGAATAGCGATACGCAAACCTTGAAGGACAAGAGCAAACAAGTGAGCACGTTCTACACTTGCGATATCACCTTTTTTAGCAGCGGCATCAGCACCATGAACAAGGGCAACTGAGATAGTACGAACGATCATTGTAAGGAAAAGACCAGCAACAGCAAGTGGGATAGCAACAGCAGTTGCGACAGCAACACCTTTGTTTGTAAAGTCTCCACCTTGTACCATAATAATAGCGGCAGCAACAGATGCAAGAGCAGCATCAGGCGCAACAGCAGCACCAATATTTGCCCAACCAAGAGCGATCATTTGTAGTGAACCACCAAGCATTACACCTGCTTCCAAGTGTCCTGTTACAAGACCGATAAGTGTACATGCAACAAGTGGTTGGTGGAATTGAAATTGGTCTAAGATTCCTTCAAGTCCAGCAAGAAAGGCAACGAAGACCACTAAAATCATAGAAATAATTGACATATTCTAAATCCTTTCTATTATTGAACGTTGGCTTTATTAATTAAGTCAAACAAATCTTTTTTAGAGTCGTTTGGTACTTTACGTACGTCAAATTCGACTCCTAGGTCACGCAATTTTTCAAAGGTTGCAACGTCATCTTTATCCATTGACAAGACGTTATTGACCATTGTTTTACCCGTTGAGTGAGCCATTGAGCCAACATTAAGTGTTTTGATATCGACACCGCCTTCAACCGCACGGAGTGCATCTTGAGGAGTTTCAAAAAGAATCAATGCATGTGTGTTACCAAAACGAGGATCTTTTGCTACTGCAATCAATTTGTCGATTGGGACAACATTTGCTTTGACATTACCAGGTGCAGCTTGCTTGATCAGCTCCTTACGAAGCTTATCTTGCGCTACTGAGTCAGAAGCAACGATGATACGATCTGCTTTAGAATCTGGTGTCCAAGCAGTCGCAACTTGACCATGCAGAAGACGTGTATCGATACGTGCAAGATTGATTTTTAACTTGCCATCGCCAATAACGGTTCCTTCTGGAATAGTAGCCTGAGCAGTCGGTGCAGTCGGCGCACTTGCTACTTCAGCTACAGGATTTAGTTCTTCAGGAAGAGCTTTTACTCCTTCCTTGGCTTCTTTGATGATGTTTGCGACAACAGTGTCAACGCCAGCATTGGCATCCATCATTCGTTCTGTATAAGCTTGAATCAACATTGGCAGATTCAAACCTGTAATGATCGCGAACTTACGGTCAGGATTTTCACCCATTACGCGGCTAGCTTGGTTAAATGGAGAACCACTCCAAAGGTCAGCCAAAACTAGAACTTCATCGTTCGCGTCAAAAGCAGCCACAGCATCATTGAACTTAGCATACAAATCATCAGGACCTTCGTTTGGCATAAAAGTTACAACTTGAACTTTTTCTTGCTCACCAAAAATCATAGAACCTGATTGATGAATACCAGCAGCAAATTCACCATGGCTTGCAATAATGATTCCGATACTCATTATTGTCTTTCCTCCTTATAAAATGTTTGACTTAAGTTTAAGAAAAATTTAAGACTATTTAAGTATAAAACGTTTTCATGAAAAATGCAATAGTTTAAGCTAAAAAAAGTCAAATTCTTTCATATTTTTGACAGATTGTAAACAGATAAGGCTAGTCATTTAAACAATATATTAACCTTGAAAAACGTTTACAAAAAATTATGAAAGTATGAAAAATATTCTTTCTTTTCTTGGAAAACATCGAATAGAAAAAGAAAACTCAATAAATAATTTAGAGAAATGTTAAATCCAAAAAGCTAAATTCATCATATAAAATTTATAGCATAAAACTGAATCCACTTTACTACATGATTTTGTAACAAACTACTAAAAAGAATCGGGCAGAAGACCTGTCCAACTCTAAGCATTGTTATAAAAATAGTTTCAATAATTGATGAGCCACTCCATCTTGATCATTGGTCAGTGGTAGTTGTTCATCTGCATAGGGAAGAAGTGTTTGACTAGCGTTTTTCATAGCATAGCCTGTACCGGCAAATGCTAACATCTCTGTATCATTGTGCTCGTCTCCGAAAGCAATTAAATCTTTTCGATCTACGTTCAGAATATCTAATAAATATTTTAAAGCAAAGGCTTTGTTTACGCCCTTTGGAGTGCATTCAAGGATATTTAGCGGTCCTCCCCAAGTGTTGATAGAGAGCTGCTGTTGATAAAATTGATTTAATTCATCAGCTAAGGCATATTTATCAGTAGCGTGTGTTTGCAAGAGGATACAATTGGGATTTTTAGTCACTAAGTCAGGGATGAATTGATTTTCAGGTCGAAAGGATTCCACACCGAACAATTTTGGATCGGCAATTGCTTCATTTGGTGTTGTAATATAAAATTTCTTTCGGTACTCACCAGCGATGAAGTCTGCTTTAATTTCTTGTTTCCGTTTGACAATATCCAATAGATATTCTTTGTCTAAGGTGATGCATCTTTCTTGTTGCCATTTTTTCTCAGGAATATGAGTCAAAGAACCATTGAAATTAATCATTGGCGTATGTAACTCCAACTCTTTGTAAAATTCTCGTGCCATCCGATAAGGTCGTCCTGTTGTGATAACAACATGGTGGCCTTTTTTAGAAATTTTTTTAATGGTTTCTTTTGTAAATTCAGAAAGTTTGCTGTCAGAATTGAGCAAAGTTCCATCTAAATCTACTGCAATTACTTTTTTAGTCATAATTTACTCTTTCATTTGTGCTGTTTTCTATTATAGCAGATTTTAAGATGAAAGTGCAGAATTTGTGATATAATGTTTTCTTATATAATGAAGGAGGAAATCAAGCATGCGTAAAACAATTGTCATTCATATTTTCTTTGCAATCATTTCTGCTATTGTTTATGTCGAAGGAATTTTAACGAAGGGGCCGGATTTGATCTGGAATATGTTTTTAGCTTTGATTGCCTATGATGCGGCTTTTCTAGCCATTCAGTTTAAAAAGAAATGGTTTTTCCTACCTGTCATTCTTCCTTGGCTAGCATTTTACCCCAATACGTTCTATATGATTACGGACCTGGTACACATGCACTGGGTGAGTGATACCTTGTGGAATCGAGAAAGCTTACATCTTTTTATGGCATTTGTTCCAAGTATTTTCTTTGGAGTTTTATGTGGAATTGAGAGCTGGAACATGATTGTACATTATTTAAAGTTGAATTGGTGGATAGAGTATTTAGCTATTGGAGCAGTGTCGTTTTTATCTAGTTTAGCCATCTATATAGGTCGTTATGATCGACTTAATTCTTGGGATTTAGTTAGTCATCCCACACTAGTTTTTGAGCGTCTGGCAGCGTCTTTGCAGCGGGAGAGTCTGCTGTTCATTTTAGGGTTTACCTTTATTCAAATCATGTCCTTGGTCTTTTTGAGTAAAAATCAGTCTAAATAAAGATTTTATATGAAAATTACTGTGATAATTTGTTTGTTTTTTGAAAATCTGTTGAAATTATGAATGTTTTGTGTTATTATATCTACTATCGTTCGTAAATTTTAAGGAGATTTAAAAATGGACAAGTTTTTTAAACTAAAAGAAAACGGTACAACTGTTCGTACAGAAGTTCTTGCTGGTTTAACCACTTTCTTTGCAATGAGTTACATTCTCTTTGTCAATCCTGAGATGCTCAGTCAAACAGGGATGCCAGCTCAAGGTGTTTTTTTGGCGACAATCATTGGGACTGTTGCTGGAACGCTGATGATGGCTTTGTATGCCAATATTCCTTATGCTCAGGCTCCTGGTATGGGATTGAATGCTTTCTTTACTTATACCGTTGTTTTTGCGCTTGGTTATACTTGGCAAGAAGCGTTGGCGATGGTTTTTCTTTGCGGGATTATCAGCATTGTTGTTACTCTAACCAAAGTTCGTACAATTATTATTCATGCAATTCCAGAAAGTTTAAAATATGCTATTTCTGGTGGGATTGGGATTTTTCTAGCTTACATTGGAGTTAAAAAAGCTGGACTTTTAAAATTCTCAATTGATCCGGGAACTTATAGCGTTACAGGAAAAGGTGCTGATAAGGCACAAGCAGCTATTACAGCCAATGGAATGGCAACACCGGGCTTGGTAGATTTTAACAACCCAGCTGTTCTTGTAGCTTTGTTTGGAATTTTCATCACCATTTTCTTTGTTTTGAAACGTGTGCGCGGAGGTATTGTATTATCTATTGCGGCAACCACAATCGTAGCCATTTTGGTGGGAGTTGTAGATCTTTCAAAAATCAATTTTGCTTCCAATAATATCGGTGCTGCTGTTCAGGATTTAGGAAAGATTTTTGGTGCAGCTTTAGGCAAAAACGGCTTATTAGCTTTATTTGCAAAACCTTCTCGCATCCCAGAAGTGCTTCTTGCTATTTTGGCCTTTTCATTAACAGATATTTTTGATAACATCGGAACGTTGATCAGTACAGGGCGCAAAGCGGGCATCTTTAACATTGCAGATGAAGAAGCTGCTAAAGATTCGTCTGGCCTTCAAACTAAAATGGATAAGGCATTATTCTCAGACATGGTTGGGACAACTATTGGTGCGATTGCAGGGACTTCAAATGTTACGACTTATGTAGAAAGTGCAGCTGGAATTGAAGCGGGCGGTCGTACTGGCTTGACAGCGCTTGTCGTTGCAGCTTTGTTTGCTGTGTCAAGTTTCTTTAGTCCACTTCTTGCTATTGTACCAACAGTAGCGGTAGCACCTATTCTTATCATTGTGGGAATGATGATGCTCTCTAGCATGAAAGATATTGAATGGGACGATTTATCAGAAGCAGTACCAGCATTCTTTACATCCGTTTTCATGGGCTTTACTTACAGTATTACTCATGGTATTGCTGCAGGTTTCATCATGTATGCTTTTGTGAAAATCATCAAGGGTGAAGCTAAGGAAGTTCATCCCATTATCTGGGTGTTGGATGTCTTATTTATCCTAAACTTTATCAGTTTAGCTCTGGCTTAATGATTGAAAAAAATGAGGTTGGAACGAAAGTTCCTAGTTTCAAGCACACTGTTGAATAAATCACCGATACAGCAGTTGATTGCTCAAAGCACAGCTTTGAGAGGCGAATAGAGATTGCGAAGCAAGTCTCAAGAATAGTTGCTTTTTAAACTCAGAAGAGTCCTTTTAACAAAAACTCTATTTTCTTTATGCATTACCTCAATAGTCTCTCAGACTGTTGAGCATCTTTGTGGAAGTGAGACTACGAACTAAAAATTTTCAAAACGAGTTCTGTCCCACTCCTTTTTCTTTTGTCAAATTTTAGCAGAAAACGAAAAATTTTGATATAATAGTAAAATGTTTAGTCATAATGAAAATGAGTTAATGGCGTGGGGCGAGAAATTAGGCGCTTTACTCCAAAAACAAGATGTTTTGATTTTAACAGGTGATCTAGGAGCTGGAAAAACAACCTTTACCAAAGGATTAGCACGTGGGCTAGATATCAAACAAATGATTAAAAGTCCGACCTACACGATTGTTCGGGAATATGATGGCCGCCTTCCACTCTATCATTTGGATGTGTATCGCATTGGGGAAGATCCAGATTCGATTGATTTAGATGACTTTCTCTTTGGTGAAGGGGTGACAGTCATTGAATGGGGTGAATTATTGGAAGATAGTTTACCAAGCGATTATCTCAAATTGACGATTCTAAGAAAAAATGATGGTCGAGAATTGATCCTTGACGCAAAAGGCCATCGAGCTGAGAATTTACTTGAGGAACTTTTCAATGGCTGAGTTAGAATTGCTGATAAGAGAAGCAGAGATTCAGGATGCTGTACATTTGATTGATTTTCTTAATCATGTTGGGCAAGAGTCAGATTACATGACATTAGATGACGCAGGGATTTTGATGACAGAGGAGCAGATGAGCTCTTTCATTGAACATCAGGCCGCGTCAGATAATCAGATTTATCTAATTGCACTATTAGATAATGAAATTACTGGTCTTGTGAGTATCACAGCTGATTTTCATGAGCGGATTCGGCATATTGGGCAGATCTTTATCGTAGTTAAAAGAGCATTTTGGAATCAAGGTATAGGCAAGTTTCTTTTAGAAGAGGCGATAAATTGGGCAGAGAATTCTGGAGTGATTCGGCGATTAGAATTGACTGTACAAGCAAGAAATGAACGTGCTGTTCATTTGTATCAGGCATTTGGGTTTGAGATTGAGGGCGTTCAAAAAAGAGGGGCCTATCTTACAGAAGGGGAATTTCTTGATGTTTATCTAATGGGAAAACTGATAGACTAGAATAAATATGTTTAAAAAAATTATCTTAATGTTTTTGAGCTTGTGTCTTGTAACTATCGCGGGGCTAGGCGTTTATGGATTTACTATTTATAACCAATCAACAGATGCTTTGTCTAAGACTTATAAAAGCTTTGGGAAAGAAACAAATGTGATTGCCGCTACCAAACCTTTGACCTTGCTTTTGATGGGGGTAGATACAGGTAGTGGATCACGGTCAGATCGGTGGGCTGGAAATAGTGATTCCATGATTCTCGTAACAGTTAATCCTAAGACAAAAAAAACGACAATGATGAGTTTGGAAAGGGATATTCTTACCAAAATTAAAACCGCTGATGGGACGACGCAAGCAAAACTTAATGCAGCTTATGCTAATGGTGGTGCCGAACTAGCGATTTCAACGATTCAAAAAATGATGAATATTCACATTGATCGTTATGTTCTGATCAATATGAAAGGTCTGGTACAATTAGTTGATGCTGTTGGAGGCATTACGGTCAATAACACTCTTGGTTTTCCTATCTCGATTGAAGAAAACGAGCCAGAATACAAAGCAGTTGTTGAACCAGGGGAACAACATATCAATGGTGATCAAGCACTTGTTTATTCTCGTATGCGTTATCAAGATCCAGAAGGAGATTATGGTCGTCAAAAGCGTCAACGAGAAGTCATTCAAAAAGTGGTCCAAAAAGTGCTGAGCTTAAACAGTGTCAGCCACTATCAAGCAATTTTAAAAGCTGTTAGCAACAATATGCAGACCAATGTAGAGTTGTCTTCTGGCAGTATTCCGCAATTATTAGGTTACCAAGATGCTTTTAAAAATATTGAAAGTAAGCAATTGAAAGGTGAGGGTGTCACTTTACCAGACGGTGGATCTTACCAAATCGTAACTTCGGAGCATATGTTGGAAATGCAAAATGTTCTGAGAAAATCGCTTGGCTTGGACGAAGTGACTGAATTGGAAACCAATGCGGTTTTATATGAAGAATTGTATGGCAGTGCTGCTCCTAGTTCCAGTCAGTCAGGAAATGGCGCAACAACTGGTGCTGCTGATTCTTCTGCGTATTCAAGCAATCCTTATGGAACAGATCAAAATGGACAGTATTACGGTCAATACGGACAATGACATAATAAAAAAGAATTTAGCGTGTGTCTAAATTCTTTTTAACTTCTTAGTTGATGTGAGCATTCCAGATATCTTGAATTTGCTGAAGTCGAGTAGTAGCGTCTTGCTCAAAAAGTTTGAATTGGTAAGTCAAATCCTGTGAAATTGTTTGGAGATTGTCTTTTTGCTCTTGAACGACTTGGAGATTTCGTTGAATATTTTGTAGATTGTCTTGAATCCTGTCCATTAGCTCATAACTTTCAACAGCCTCGTTCATGAGTTTTTCTCTATTTTTAACAAGGGAAAAGCTGGCTGCAGCTGCACCGGTGAATAATAATAAATTGCTAAGTTTCATGGTTTCTCCTTATGCTTTTGAAATTTTTTCGGCTAATTCTGCAAGAGCAGGGAAGTTCGGTTCGTGCGCCACGAAAGTCAGTTTTAAATCATCATTTTCTGTATAGCGTGGTGCTAAATGAACATGT from the Streptococcus constellatus subsp. constellatus genome contains:
- a CDS encoding DUF956 family protein codes for the protein MAQSQNTKIDFQTTGTSYLGIGGKVGKFLIGDKALEFYADANVEDYIQIPWDTINQIGANVSGKRISRHFEVFTDKGKFLFASKDAGTILKHARNHIGNDKVVKLPTLIQTIGQFFKNLFAKK
- a CDS encoding PTS system mannose/fructose/sorbose family transporter subunit IID, which encodes MTEKIQLSKSDRQKIWWRSTFLQGSWNYERMQNLGWAYALIPAIKKLYTNKEDQAAALERHLEFFNTHPYVAAPIIGVTLALEEEKANGVEIDDAAIQGVKIGMMGPLAGIGDPVFWFTVRPILGALGASLASTGNIIGPILFFVLWNLIRMAFLWYTQELGYKAGSEITKDMSGGILQDITKGASILGMFILAVLVERWVNVSFALQLPSTKLSEGAYINFPKGAVSGEQLQKILGDVANGLSLTPERANTLQGQLNSLIPGLMGLLLTFLCMWLLKKKVSPITIIIGLFIVGIIAKVIGLM
- a CDS encoding PTS mannose/fructose/sorbose transporter subunit IIC; this encodes MSIISMILVVFVAFLAGLEGILDQFQFHQPLVACTLIGLVTGHLEAGVMLGGSLQMIALGWANIGAAVAPDAALASVAAAIIMVQGGDFTNKGVAVATAVAIPLAVAGLFLTMIVRTISVALVHGADAAAKKGDIASVERAHLFALVLQGLRIAIPAALLLAIPAESVQNLLSAMPAWLSDGMAIGGGMVVAVGYAMVINMMATREVWPFFAIGFALAAVSQLTLIALGTIGVAIALIYLNLSKKGGNGGGGGSATSNDPIGDILEDY
- a CDS encoding PTS sugar transporter subunit IIB, with protein sequence MSIGIIIASHGEFAAGIHQSGSMIFGEQEKVQVVTFMPNEGPDDLYAKFNDAVAAFDANDEVLVLADLWSGSPFNQASRVMGENPDRKFAIITGLNLPMLIQAYTERMMDANAGVDTVVANIIKEAKEGVKALPEELNPVAEVASAPTAPTAQATIPEGTVIGDGKLKINLARIDTRLLHGQVATAWTPDSKADRIIVASDSVAQDKLRKELIKQAAPGNVKANVVPIDKLIAVAKDPRFGNTHALILFETPQDALRAVEGGVDIKTLNVGSMAHSTGKTMVNNVLSMDKDDVATFEKLRDLGVEFDVRKVPNDSKKDLFDLINKANVQ
- a CDS encoding Cof-type HAD-IIB family hydrolase; translated protein: MTKKVIAVDLDGTLLNSDSKLSEFTKETIKKISKKGHHVVITTGRPYRMAREFYKELELHTPMINFNGSLTHIPEKKWQQERCITLDKEYLLDIVKRKQEIKADFIAGEYRKKFYITTPNEAIADPKLFGVESFRPENQFIPDLVTKNPNCILLQTHATDKYALADELNQFYQQQLSINTWGGPLNILECTPKGVNKAFALKYLLDILNVDRKDLIAFGDEHNDTEMLAFAGTGYAMKNASQTLLPYADEQLPLTNDQDGVAHQLLKLFL
- a CDS encoding DUF1361 domain-containing protein, with translation MRKTIVIHIFFAIISAIVYVEGILTKGPDLIWNMFLALIAYDAAFLAIQFKKKWFFLPVILPWLAFYPNTFYMITDLVHMHWVSDTLWNRESLHLFMAFVPSIFFGVLCGIESWNMIVHYLKLNWWIEYLAIGAVSFLSSLAIYIGRYDRLNSWDLVSHPTLVFERLAASLQRESLLFILGFTFIQIMSLVFLSKNQSK
- a CDS encoding NCS2 family permease codes for the protein MDKFFKLKENGTTVRTEVLAGLTTFFAMSYILFVNPEMLSQTGMPAQGVFLATIIGTVAGTLMMALYANIPYAQAPGMGLNAFFTYTVVFALGYTWQEALAMVFLCGIISIVVTLTKVRTIIIHAIPESLKYAISGGIGIFLAYIGVKKAGLLKFSIDPGTYSVTGKGADKAQAAITANGMATPGLVDFNNPAVLVALFGIFITIFFVLKRVRGGIVLSIAATTIVAILVGVVDLSKINFASNNIGAAVQDLGKIFGAALGKNGLLALFAKPSRIPEVLLAILAFSLTDIFDNIGTLISTGRKAGIFNIADEEAAKDSSGLQTKMDKALFSDMVGTTIGAIAGTSNVTTYVESAAGIEAGGRTGLTALVVAALFAVSSFFSPLLAIVPTVAVAPILIIVGMMMLSSMKDIEWDDLSEAVPAFFTSVFMGFTYSITHGIAAGFIMYAFVKIIKGEAKEVHPIIWVLDVLFILNFISLALA
- the tsaE gene encoding tRNA (adenosine(37)-N6)-threonylcarbamoyltransferase complex ATPase subunit type 1 TsaE; its protein translation is MFSHNENELMAWGEKLGALLQKQDVLILTGDLGAGKTTFTKGLARGLDIKQMIKSPTYTIVREYDGRLPLYHLDVYRIGEDPDSIDLDDFLFGEGVTVIEWGELLEDSLPSDYLKLTILRKNDGRELILDAKGHRAENLLEELFNG
- a CDS encoding GNAT family N-acetyltransferase, which produces MAELELLIREAEIQDAVHLIDFLNHVGQESDYMTLDDAGILMTEEQMSSFIEHQAASDNQIYLIALLDNEITGLVSITADFHERIRHIGQIFIVVKRAFWNQGIGKFLLEEAINWAENSGVIRRLELTVQARNERAVHLYQAFGFEIEGVQKRGAYLTEGEFLDVYLMGKLID
- the brpA gene encoding biofilm formation/cell division transcriptional regulator BrpA, whose translation is MFKKIILMFLSLCLVTIAGLGVYGFTIYNQSTDALSKTYKSFGKETNVIAATKPLTLLLMGVDTGSGSRSDRWAGNSDSMILVTVNPKTKKTTMMSLERDILTKIKTADGTTQAKLNAAYANGGAELAISTIQKMMNIHIDRYVLINMKGLVQLVDAVGGITVNNTLGFPISIEENEPEYKAVVEPGEQHINGDQALVYSRMRYQDPEGDYGRQKRQREVIQKVVQKVLSLNSVSHYQAILKAVSNNMQTNVELSSGSIPQLLGYQDAFKNIESKQLKGEGVTLPDGGSYQIVTSEHMLEMQNVLRKSLGLDEVTELETNAVLYEELYGSAAPSSSQSGNGATTGAADSSAYSSNPYGTDQNGQYYGQYGQ